In the Gemmatimonadota bacterium genome, TCTGCTGCTCGATATCCTCCATGCTCCTGAGCGAAAGACTCGATCTGCGCCGGGAAGTTTCCATCTCGGAGTGCAGCCTGGTAGCCCGGTAATAGGGCGAATCGGGCGCGAATCCCGGATCCGGCGACGGGGCTGGTCCACCCACACCCACCTGGCGGATATCCGGATGGATGCTTGGAAGTCCCGCGATGAGCCGGGCGTTCTCTTCCGATGCGATGAGCGATTCCAGCCTGGTCTTGTTCGACTGGCTGGACTGCTCCAGGATCCTGATCTCTTCGTGCATGCTGCCGTGTCGGTATTCGGCAAGCCATGACCGCGCACCGGAGTACACGACGCCCGTTACCATGAGCAACGTGCCCAGCATGACGGCGATCGGCAGTTCGGATATATGAACCGTTCTATCCCCGAAGTGCAAGACCAGCAGCCCGGTCGGCATTCGGCGTTTTATCAAAACTTCGATTCCTGAAACTATTGCCAGGCAAAATAGTTGCCGGACAAATCTTAGTCTATGCGATTAAACCACTTATCGCGACTATATGTCACCTAAAATGAAGCGTACCGCGCCTCGTGTCAAACTTTTTTTGAGGTTTTTCCGTCAACCGGACGCCGGCTCACAGGCCCCTTTCCGGGAAGAACCAGTTTGACGGATCGAGGATGCGACCCTCGTAGTGGACCTCGTAATGTATGTGGTATCCGCTGGTCTTTCCGGTCATTCCGACCAGCCCGATGATCTCCCCGCGTTCCACCCGTTTCCGGCGTTCGACCAGCACTTCGGAGAGGTGGCCGTATCGCGTCACGTACCCGTTCTGATGGTTGATGTCCACGTACCTGCCGAGGCTCGCGTTCACGCCGGTCCGTGAGACCACGCCGTACGCCGTGGCCCGAACCGGCTCGTCCTTGTTCGCGGCGATGTCCAGTCCGCCGTGCACGCGCACCTCGTCGCTCAGCAGGTTACGCGTCGTACCGAAGGGTCTCGATACCGGTCCCTGCACCGGCGAGATGATGGGGATGTCGCGCCAGTAGGTTTCGTCGGCCCTGGACGCCGCTTCGACGGACCGCAGGCTGGCCAACTCCGCGCGGGTTTCGTCCAGTAACCGATCGATACGTCCGTCGATCCGGTCTATGGCCGCGTCGGGGGATTCGGACCTCTCGATGGATGCCGGGGCCGGCGGGAACTCTTCGTTGCCGGCAACCGGGCCATGCTGACCAAGCGGATCGGGCGCATCGGGGCCGTGGACGATCTTGTCGATATCCGCCGCGCGTTCCGACAGGTTCTCAATCCGCGATTCGAGCGTACCGTCCAACTCATGCAGGGCGCTCAACTGCTCCCGCAGCCGGTTGTTCTCCCGCTCCCGTTCCGTCAGGGCGCCGTCGTCCATCAGGGTCGTCAGGTAGGACGCGCCGATATGCCATCCGGCCAGCATCAGAAGCACGAGGACGGCGAGACCGGCCAGGACCGAAAGGAGGCCGTACTCCCGGGCTTCGTCCCGGGCATTGGCCGGCAAATGTATGAATGAAACGAACTTTCTTCGCAGCATATCGTTCTCCGCGCCCCGTCGGCCGGTACGGCGCTGCCGCGGGCGGATATGCGGCGGGGTGTCCGGGGTGGATCCCGCCGCGCCGGAGATGGGGATCGATCAGTTCAGATAGGCCCGGAGCTTCTGGCTTCGGGAGACGTGGCGAAGCCTGCGCAGCGCCTTTTCCTTGATCTGGCGCACACGCTCCCTCGTAAGACTGAACCGCGTCCCGATTTCCTCGAGGGTATAGGATCTTTCCATGTTTATGCCGTAATACAACGCGATCACGGCCGCCTCCCGCTTGGTCAGAGACCCGAGCGCCCTGAAGATCTCATCTTTGAGCGCATCCACCATGAGCGTTTCGTCCGGTGCATCCTGGTCGTCGTCCTCGATGAGGTCCAGCAACCGGTTGTCTTCACCCGCCTTGAGCGGCGCGTCCAGCGACACGTGGCGGCTCGCGATGCGCATCGTGTCCTTCACGTCGCCGGGATTCATGTCCAGCTCCTCGGCGATCTCCTCGGTGCTGGGCTCGCGTCCAAACTCCTGCTCGAATTCACTGGAAAGCCGGCCTATCTTGTGGAGCGTGCCGACCCGGCTCAGCGGAAGCCGCACGATGCGGGACTGCTCGGCGAGCGCCTGGAGTATGGACTGCCGGATCCACCAGACCGCGTAGGAAATGAACTTGAATCCCTTGGTCTCGTCGAACCGCTTGGCCGCCTTGATCAGCCCGATATTGCCTTCATTGATCAGGTCGGACAGGGAAAGGCCCTGGTTCTGGTACTGCTTGGCCACGCTGACCACGAACCGGAGATTGGAGGACGTAAGCTTCTCCAGCGCCTTCTGGTCGCCGGCCCGGACCGACCGGGCCAGTTCGGATTCTTCTTCGGCCATCAGAAGCGGCACGTTGCCGATCTCCTGCAGGTAGAGATCGAGAGACCGGTCTTCCGTCGCCGCCGTATGGGTTTTCGTAATAGTACTCACGTGCTGTGACAACTCCTGTTTATCCGTTTGACTTCGGGGCCGTTTCCGTCCCCACTTAACCGGAATCCCCGCCCGATCGGACGTTCCGGGCGATCCAGGCGGTCCGGCACACGCTGCCGAAAAACCGGCAAGTTTACTAATATACATAAAATAGGAAAGTTGTCAACAAAAAACAGGCGGGCAGAGGTCGCCGCGTCAACCGGGCAGGGCCGCCAGGGTGCCCTGCTCGTCGAACTCCAGCGGACCGCGGCGGTCCGTGATTTCGATGTCCTCCCGATCGGCCAGTTCGTCGGACAGGGCCTCGGAAACCTCGACGCGTCCGAGTGAAAGCGTGTTCCGGATACGGACGGCGCGTCCCTCGCCGGGCGGTTTCATGCCGATGGTGGAGAAAGCGGCCTCGATGACCTCGCGGTCCGTGTCCAGGAACACGGGGATGCGGGATTTCTGCGGACTCATGCCCGTGATGGAGTTAACGTAGGTATACCGGTGGTTGATCTTGTCCACCAGGCGGCGGGTGGTGAAATCGGCCAGCCCGATGCCCACGGCGTTGCCCTCGCTCTCGGGCGTCAGGTCGCGGACAACGATCCGCAGGATCCGCGGGTTCGCGGGCTCGGTCTCGAAATTCTGCATGCGCCGGCCGATGATGTTCGTGTCCATTCCAGTCCCGCTGATATTCTTGCCCATCTCGTCGACGATCAGGATGTCGATGTCGTCGGAAGGCAGGCGGGGCATGAGGCGCTGCGCCTCTTGGAACAGCCGCCGTTCTTCCTGCTGCAGGACACCCGCCGGGACGCCGATGAGGTGCGCGGTCTGGTCGTAGGCGTTCTCGATGATGGCCAGCCCGAAGGTCACGGGCGCGTGCTCGAGCACGTGCTGCGACACGGTCGTGATCATGTGTTCGAATCCGTATTCGAAGACCGCGCCGTGATAGTAGCTGGCGCCTTTCTGCTTGCCCAGACCGATGGCCAGCATCTTCATGAGGCCGCTGCCGACCGAGCCCTTGAAGTCCGTGTGGGGTTTTACGCGGTTGACCACCACGATGTGGTCGGCGTCGAGGGCGTTTCGGTCCAGGTAGACCGGAAGACCGTCCGCGGTCTCGCCGAGACTCGCCGGCTCGATGTCGGAGCGGATGGGACATCCCGTCGCCGCTTCGTGTATGCCGTAGTTCTCCAGTACCCGGCGCTGGCCTTCCGATGTCGCCCCGCCGTGGCTGCCCATGGCCGGCACGACGAAGGGTTTCAGGCCGGCCTTTGCCAGGGCGGCGACCACACTCTTCACGATGGTCGCGATGTTGCCGATCCCCCGGCTGCCGGTGGCGACGGCCACCGTGGACCCGGCGCGCAGGCCCGTCTCCTCGATCATGCGGGCGACCTCCCCTTCGGCCGTTCCGGTGATGTCCTCGACGAAGGGTGCGTCGAACCGCTGGCGTATCTCCCTGAATGCGGGCAGTTTCATGTGGAGTCCTCCGTTTGGTCAGATTCCGTCGACGAACCGTCCGGGGTTCAGCGTGCCCTTCGGGTCGAAACGGTTTTTGAGCACTTCCATGATGTGCCGGTTCCCGCGGGTCGAACCCCAGACGCCGACCCGTTCCTTCAGGGCGGCGGGAGCGTGTTCCACCACGAAGACGCCCTGTTCTTCCGAAGCGTTCCGCAGGGTCTCGATCAAGCTCGCCAGCCCATCGTAATCCGATTCCCGGAACGTCCCGTCCCGGTAGAAGACGAAGGCCACGTGACCGCTCGCGAAGTGAGAAAGCAGGCCGCAGCCGATGGACAGGCGCCGGCAGCCTTCGTCCGCCAGCCGGAAGAGCGCTTCCACCCCGTCCGGCGTGACGCCGGCCCGGCAGGTCACCCCGGGCCCCATGCCCTGGGGTAGAAGACCGCCTCCTGGAAAAGCCCGCAACCCGTCCAGCACCCGTCGGTATCCGTCTCCGTCCACGGTCTTAACTGCGGCCGCCCCCGAATCCCGGAAGATCCGCTCGCATTCCCCGGCCTGCCAGTCCACCGTCTCATCCGTGCCGATCATGCCCGCGACGACCGCGAAGTCCCGATCGTCTCGGAGGGTGCCGTTCCCGGCGAGAAGGGTGCAGGTGGCGGGACTGGCCACTTCCAGGAAGGAGGGCATGACCTCCGAATCCATGACCCGGAAGGCGCATTCGGCCGCTTCCCCGATCCCCGCCATGGTTCCGATGAGCAGTCTACCCGACGCCGGCAGGGGCTGCAGCTTCAGGTTTACTTCCGCCAGGATGCCGAGCGTACCGAGCGAACCGATGTACATCTTGTTCAGGTCGTAACCCGCCACGTTCTTGACGACCTGCCCCCCGGACCGGACGACAGTGCCGTCCGCCTGGACCACCCGGGCGCCGATGACCAGGTCCCTGGCCGTGCCGAAGGCTGTCCGGAGCACGCCCGAGGCATTGGTGGCGAGCACCCCGCCCAGAGTCCCCGCGTCGCCGTGGGGCGGGTCCAGCGGCAGGTACTGGCCTCGTTCCCCCAGCCCGGCCTGCAGTCCGGCCATGGTGATGCCGGCCTCCACCGTGGCCGTCTGGTCCGCGGGTTCGTGCGCGACGATCCGGTTCAGGCGTTCCAGGGACACCACGATATCCGCGCGGGAGGGCGGATGGCCGAAGTCCATCTTGGTGCCGCCGCCCCGCGGGATCACGGCGTAACCCAGTTCCGAGGCCATCTGCACGGTGGCCGCGAGGGATTCCAGGCTTCCCGGGGCCACGACGGCCGAGGGCACGACCCCTTCCACGGCATAGGAGGCCAGCGCTTCCCGGCTCGCCGGTGCATAGCCGTCCACGAGAGATCCGAGTCTGCAGTGCAGCACCTCATCGGGCATGGGGGAACCTGTGTGCCATCGAGTCTATAGCAGTGCCGCCTGGCGGTTGGTGTATTTCAGCTCTGCCGTTCCGCATCCGATGCAGGAGCGGTTCGTGGGAAACATCTTGCCGGGGTTGCTGAGGTTCTCCTCGTCGAACACCGCTTTGACGGTCTCCATGGCCTCGATATCCGTTTCATTGAAAATCAGGGGCATCAGGTCGACTTTTTCGTATCCGATGCCGTGTTCCCCGGTTATGGACCCGCCCAGGTCGACGCAGGCCCGCAGTATCTCGTTACTGGCCTCCACGGTCTTCCGCGCCTGCTCCTCGTCGCGGTCGTCGTACGCGATACAGGGATGGATGTTGCCGTCCCCTGCGTGGAATACATTGCCGATCAGCAGTTCGTATTTCCCGGCCGTCGCCTGGATGACCCGCATGATGTCCGGGATCTTCGTGCGCGGGACCACGCCGTCCTGCACGTAGTAGCTGGGACTCAGGCGCCCCATGGCACCGAAGGCACGCTTGCGGCTCATCCACAGCAGGGCGCGTTCCTTGTCGTCCTCCGCGGTGCGGATATCGCGGGCCTGGTTCTCCCGGCAGACTTCGGCCACCGCTTCGGCCTGGGTGTCCAGGCCCGCCTCGTGCCCCTCGAGTTCGATGATCAGCACGGCTTCGGCGTCCAGGGGAAATCCGAAATGGTAGGCCGCCTCGATGGCGCCGATGGCGACCTTGTCGATCATTTCGAGGGCCGACGGGACGATCCCTCGGGCGACGACGCCGGCGACGGCGCGCGATGCGTCTTCCACCTGGTCGAACACCACCAGGAACGTCCGCCAGGCCTGGGGAAGGCGGGTCAGCTTGACCCACGCCCGCGTAACGATGCCCAGCATACCCTCGGATCCGATCAGGAGACCGCGCAGGTCGTAACCCACGGCGTCCTCCGCCTTGCCGCCGAACCAGGTGATCCGCCCGTCCGGCAGCACCACTTCCACGCCCAGGGTGTGATTGGTCGTGACCCCGTACTTCAGGGTGTGCGGACCGCCCGAGTTCTCGGCGATGTTGCCTCCGATGGTACAGGCGTACTGGCTCGAGGGGTCCGGCACGAAGTGATAGCCCTGCTTTCCGGTCTCCTTCGACAGGTGCAGGTTGACCACGCCGGCTTCCACCAGCGCACGCTGGTTGCGGAAGTCGACCTCCACGATGCGGTTCATTTTGGTCAACGCGATCATGACCCCGCCGTCGGGCGGCAGGCTCCCGCCGCTCAGGCCGGTGCCCGCGCCGCGCGCCACGAAGGGAATCCGCGCTTCGTGGAGAATCCGGACCACGGCGGCGACGTCCTCCGTCGTGGTGGGGTAGACGACGGCGTGCGGGACGTTCCGGTCGATGGTCAGCCCGTCGCATTCGTAGACGATCAACTGGTCCGGTGCGTCGATGACGTTCTCCCGGCCCAGCACGGCCGCGAGCCTTTCAACGAGCTGGTCTTTGTTCATCGGTCGCCTCCGTGCCCCGTGCCTGCGCGGCACCCGGCGGCCGCGAAGCCGCGCACCGGGTCAGGTTGCCCCCAACGCTACGACCGTGTCAGGTCGAGGAACTCCATCCGGGTACTGCGATCGTCCCTGAACACGCCGAGCATGGCGCTCGTCGTCGCCTTGGAGTGCTGTTTCTCCACGCCGCGCATCATCATGCAGAGGTGGCCGGCTTCCATGACAACGGCCACCCCCTGGGGATCGAGACAGGTCTGCAGGGTCTGGGCGATCTGGGAGGTCAGGCGTTCCTGCAACTGAAGCCTCCGCGCGAAGACGTCCACGATACGGGGGATCTTGCCCAACCCGATGATTTTGCCGTTGGGAATGTAAGCGATATGGCACTGGCCGAAGAAGGGCAGCAGATGGTGCTCGCACAGCGAAAAGAACTCGATGTCCTTCACCAGCACCATCTCGTCGTAATCCTCTTCGTAGATAGCGCCGTTTATGACGGATTCAATGCTTTTATCATAACCCTGGGTCAGAAACCGCAGGGACTGCGCCACGCGCAGGGGCGTGCGCCTGAGACCGTCCCGGTCCGGGTCCTCGCCGATCTCCGCGAGCAGCGACCTCGTCAATCCCTCGATCGGGTCCATCGTGGTTACCGGTCCTCCTCGCCATAGTACTCGAAAGCGTTCTTGGACGTCTCCACCAGGCGAATCCGGTAGAGCGAGGGGGTATCGAAGAATGGAAGGAGCCGCTTCCAGATCACCCTGAGCAGTTCCTCCGAAGTTGGATTGACCGTCCTGAATTCCTCCAGGTCACGGTTCAGGTGGCGATGGTCGTAGCGATCCACGACTTCCTTTTGCAGGACGTCATCGAAAAGCCCCATGTCGATGACCGTCCCGGTCTTCTCGTCCACCGGGCCGCGGACCGTCACCTCCAGCTCATAGTTGTGTCCGTGGCCGTGGGGATTGTTGCACTTACCGAATATACGCACGTTTTCTTCGTCGCTCAACCTTATACTGTGCAGGCGGTGGGCAGCGTTGAACTCGACGGATCTCGTGACGTGGACCATGCTGTCGTCTCCGGTGTATGCAATGTTTCTCGTGCGGCTCTCGCGCAGCAGGACGCGCTTGAGTTCGCACGGTCCGGTACCGCCTTCCAGCGCGTGCCAGAGGTATCGGACGAGCCTTTCGCTGGTCGGCGCCGGACCTTCCAGGGCACCGTGATCGTGGTTCAGGTGGCTCAGGTCCAGCGGTTCGATCACGGCGCGCAGCAACCGCTTGACCTCGGTCAGGTTCAGGACCACGCCGGTCCGGGGATCGACCGGCCCCCCGAAGGTGAATTCGGCTTCGTAGTCGTGACCGTGGCCCGAGCCGACGGCGCAGGAGCCGTACACCCGCCGGTTCCTGGCCTCCGTCCACCCCGGGTTGCGGCACAGGTGCGCCGCCGAGAACCGGGTTTTTCGCGTAATGAGCATCATGCGGTCGGGTGCGGCGGCCGACGGGTTACAACACTTCGACTGCCCTGTCGGCACGCGACGGCCGATGAGTTACAACGCTTTGACAGCCGCCTCCGTCACGGTCCGGACGGCTTCTTGGAGCGTGCCGTTGTACGTTACGCCCGCGGCGTTCTTGTGGCCGCCGCCGCCCAGGGCCACGGCGACCTGGTTGACGTCGGTTTCCGGCCGGGACCGCAAGCTGATCTGGACCGTACCTTCCTTGCCTTCCACGAATATGATCCCGATCTCGACGCCGGCGATGGTCATGGTCACGTCCACGAACCCGCTCGTGTCCGACGACCGGGCGCCGGTTTCCTCGATCATGGACCGCGTAACGGTCAGCCAGGCGACGCGGCCGCGTCCGGTGAACTGAATGTTCGAAAGCGCGCGGCCCATGAGCCGGGTACGGGCGCCCGTGTTCCGGTTGTAGATCTGGTCGTAGACCCGGGACGGGTCGACGCCCGTGGAGAGGAGTTTGGCCGCGACGATATGGGCGCACGGCGCGCTCCTGGCGAAGCGGAACGACACGGTATCGGTCAGGATGCCCGTGTACAGCGCGTCCGCCGCCCTCGGCGTGAGCGGCGCGCCGATCGAGTCTATCAGATCGTAAACCAGTTCAGCCGTTGAGGATGCCTTCGTGTCGATCACCGACAAAGGCGTGATCAGTTCAGTGTAGGGATGGTGGTCGATCACGATCTTGACCGCCGACGATTCCTCCAGCGGCTTCCGCAACCTCCCCAGCCGGTCCCAGCCGTTGGCGTCCACGATGACGACCACGTCCGCGGCGGCGAGGCGCTCAGATTCATCCTCCGAAGCGGGTGCGAGGATTTCACCGTCGGGGTCGAGCCAGGTATAGGCGGCGGGAATGGCGTCGTTCATGGCGACGACGGCGTCCTTCCCCAGCGCCTTCAGACACTCGTAGACCCCCAGGGCCGATCCGACCGAATCCCCGTCGGGATTGACGTGGCTGGAGATCACGAAGGACTGGTTCGATGCGATGACTGCCTTGACTTCATCCCACATGGCGATCTTCCATGGATCGGTCCGGTCGACGTCGCGCAGCGCTTCTTCGCCGGACGCCCGGTCCGCCCGGTGTCCGTGACGCCTCTTTGCCGGGCTTCGGTCCGCGGCGTCGCGTGGCACCTTTTCGCCGGTATTCGGTCCGCGTCGTCGCGTGACACCCTACGCCGGGTTTCGGTCCGCAATGCGCGCCCTGATTCCGCCTGGGTCCGCCGTATCGGGTGATCCGGCGTGCCGGTAGGAAACCCCGATAATAAAGATCGGCCGCTTTTCATGTCAAGGTTTATTGTTGATCCTGAGCGGATCGAAATCGGGTTAAATAGTTGATAAATAAGTGTTTTAATTGACACGCCGACGGCCGGCCGGTAGTATGCATGGGATCCGGGGAAACGCCCGGCTTCAACGTATTGCCGCCTTCCGGGCGGACCAGGCCTTCCCCACAGCCTTCCGATCGGCAAACGCCCATGTCGTACGCACTTGTCCTGTTCATGAAAGCTCCGAGACCGGGGACCGTGAAAACCCGGTTGACGCCGCGGGTAACGATGAACGAGGCCGCGGAACTCTACCGCGCCTTCATCCTGGACACGCTGCACCTGGCCCAGCGGACCGACGCCGCTTCCCTCTTCGTGGCCTGGACGCCCGACGACGGACGGGCGGAACTCGGATCCGCCCTGGGAGATCCCGACGTGAACTGGCTTCGTCAGCGTGGCAGCCATCTGGGGGAACGGTTGTCGAACGCCTTCGCATCCTTCCGGCAAGACGGATGGAAAAAGACCGTCGTGCTGGGTGGTGACAGTCCCCTCCTCCCCCGGGATTACGTCGAAGAGGCTTCCGAGGCACTGGACCGGCACGACGTCGTGCTCGGTCCCGCCGACGATGGAGGTTATTACCTGATCGGACTGGGCGGATCGGGCATACCAGGCGGGCCAGGCGGACCAGGCGGACCAGGCGGACCAGGCAGTCCTGACGGTCCGGGACGCCGGAAAAACGTCTCGGACCGGTACGACCGACTGTTCGAATCCATACACTGGGGCACCGGCCGCGTGCTGGGTCAGACCCGGGCGGCCATCCGGGCAAGCGGTTTTTCATGCCACGAACTCCCGGCCTGGCACGACGTGGACCGTCCCGCTGACCTGGACCGGCTCGCTCGGGAAATACGGATGCTGCGCGCCGGCGGCGACCACCTGACCGGCCGATGCACGGAAACCGCGCTCGCCGCGGTGAGCAGGGAAGGGAAGGACCGATGAGCCCCGGCCGGGAAACACAGCAACGTCTTTTTGCCCGTCTGCCTTCCGTGCGCCTGGTGCAAGGCGAATCCCGCATCGAGGCGCTGCGCGGCCGGTACGAGACGGGACAGATCGACGCCGCGATCCGGAAGGCGCTGCGCGACGCGCGGGACCGGATCCGGCATCGTCCCCCGGCGAAAGAAGGGGACGGATTCGTGGAAGGGGACGGATTCGCGCCGGAGCGCTTCGCCGAACGGGCCGCCGCGTGCCTGGAGAGTGAAGCCCATTCGGCGGATGGGGTACTGATCAACGCCTCCGGCATCCTCTTCCTTCCGCTTGCGCGGGACCCCTACGCCGGAACGGCCGCCGGGAGCGCCTCGAGGCTGGCCCTCACCCTCGCGGCTTACGAAGAGGACGGCCGTACCGCCGGACTCGTGCGCGATTTGACCGGCGCCGAAGACGTACTGGTCTGCCGGTCCGTCGCCGACGCCTTCCTCCTGGCCGTCCGGGCGCTCGCGGGACGGGCGGAAGTGGTCATCGGCCGCAGCCAGGCGGGATTGATCGACGCGCCTTACGAGGATCGGCCCGTGAACCCGGTGTCGCTCTGCGCGCTCGCCGGCGCCACGATGGTCGAGACCGGCGCGACCAACAAGACCCGACTGTCCGACTACCGGCGCGCGGTGGGAGACCGGACCGCACTGATCGTCACGGCCCGTCCGTCCACCTGCGCCCTTCGAGGTTTCACCGAGGAATCGGCTCCGGAGGAGATCGTCCGGGCCGGAGCGGACTCCGGTGCGACGGTGCTGCATCTGGCCGGCGATACGACGTTGCGCCCGGTCCCTTCCGCCCCGTTCGCGGCCAGGAGCTCGGTCGCCGATGCCGTGCGGTCCGGCATGCCGCTGACTATCGCGGCCGGCGGCGGCCTGATCGGAGGCCCGCCCTGCGGACTGCTGATCGGGACGCGACGGGTCATCGCGCGATTGAAAGCGCACGGCACCTGGCCGTCGGCGCAGGCCTCCCGCCACGTAAGGGCGGGATTCGACGCGCGGCTGGCGGAACTGGCCGAAGGCTCCTGCGACCTCGCATGCCATCCGGCGGCCCACATGCTCGCCTCGTCCGGGGAGGAGGTAGGCGCCCGCGCCCGCCAACTGTTCGATCGCCTTTCGGAAGACGGCCGGATCCGCGGGGTGTGTGCCGTGATCGAAAGCCGGGCGTATCTCACGGCGTATCGCCTCCCCGCCGACGGCTTGCCCGGTTACGCCGTCTGCATACGCCGACCGGGCGGCAATCCCGGCGGCCTGGCGGCCCGGTGGCTGAAGGGCACCCCGCCGCTGCTGGCCGAATGCGGCCGGGACCGGGTCCGGATCGACATGCGGGGCGTGGCGCGGCACCGCATCGCCGACGTGGCGCGAATCGTGCGGTCCGGCCTGTAACTTTCCGGTTTATAACTTATGGATATAATAATACTTGTAAGGGAACGGCGGTCCGGATATATTCGAACCGTACCACCGCAATCCGCAATCTTTCAACCGGAACAACGTGATTTTGCAAACAGAGCAAGTCGTATCCGACGTAATCCATGTCGGCAAGCGGATGTATGACCGGGGATACGTAGCCTCGAACGACGGAAACCTGAGCGTTCGACTGTCCGAAGACCGATTGCTGATCACGATGACCGGGGTGAGCAAGGGTTTCCTGGACCCGGACAAATTCGTGATCGTCGACTACGACGGCGCGGTGATCTCGGGGATGCACGAGCCGTCGTCAGAGATGAAGATGCACCTGATGGTGTACCGGGAGCGTCCGGACGTGCACGCCGTGGCCCACGCCCATCCCCCGGCCGCGACAGGATTCTCGGTGGCCGGCGTGCATCTTCCCGACGCCCTGCTGCCCGAGGTGATCGTCTCCCTGGGTTTCGTACCCATCGCGCCCTACGGGACACCGGGGACCATGGAACTGGTCGAATCGCTCCGGGGATTCGTGCGGAACCACGACGCGGTTCTGCTGGAAAACCACGGCGCACTGACCCTGGGTCCGGACATCGTTTCGGCCTATCACAAGATGGAAACCATGGAGCACTGCGCGCAGATCGCCCTCGTGGCGCGCATGCTCGGCCAGGTCAACTCCATCGACCAGGAGAACGTGGACAAGCTGCACCGCCTGTACGGCCGGCCCTGTTCATCCGGCGGAAACGAAGGATACCGGACCGAGGAACGTACATGACGACAACGCGCAGAGAACTGGTCAATGAAATCAGCGAGACGCTGGGACTGAAAAAGACGCAGATCTATCCCGTGATCGACGCGCTCTTCGAAATCATGCGGGAGAACCTGGTCGAGGGCAACCGGATCGAGATCAGGGGAT is a window encoding:
- a CDS encoding M23 family metallopeptidase, whose translation is MIKRRMPTGLLVLHFGDRTVHISELPIAVMLGTLLMVTGVVYSGARSWLAEYRHGSMHEEIRILEQSSQSNKTRLESLIASEENARLIAGLPSIHPDIRQVGVGGPAPSPDPGFAPDSPYYRATRLHSEMETSRRRSSLSLRSMEDIEQQIREVDDRWQFVPSITPVTGVITSRYGLRTDPFTGLYTMHHGIDIAAAPGTPVKSPAGGVVARTGVDPRYGLYLDVDHLNGYKTRFGHLSAILVKKGEELKRGDIIGRVGMTGRTTGNHLHYEVHKDRRRVNPMQYIRSENGC
- a CDS encoding M23 family metallopeptidase gives rise to the protein MLRRKFVSFIHLPANARDEAREYGLLSVLAGLAVLVLLMLAGWHIGASYLTTLMDDGALTERERENNRLREQLSALHELDGTLESRIENLSERAADIDKIVHGPDAPDPLGQHGPVAGNEEFPPAPASIERSESPDAAIDRIDGRIDRLLDETRAELASLRSVEAASRADETYWRDIPIISPVQGPVSRPFGTTRNLLSDEVRVHGGLDIAANKDEPVRATAYGVVSRTGVNASLGRYVDINHQNGYVTRYGHLSEVLVERRKRVERGEIIGLVGMTGKTSGYHIHYEVHYEGRILDPSNWFFPERGL
- a CDS encoding RNA polymerase sigma factor RpoD/SigA: MYISKLAGFSAACAGPPGSPGTSDRAGIPVKWGRKRPRSQTDKQELSQHVSTITKTHTAATEDRSLDLYLQEIGNVPLLMAEEESELARSVRAGDQKALEKLTSSNLRFVVSVAKQYQNQGLSLSDLINEGNIGLIKAAKRFDETKGFKFISYAVWWIRQSILQALAEQSRIVRLPLSRVGTLHKIGRLSSEFEQEFGREPSTEEIAEELDMNPGDVKDTMRIASRHVSLDAPLKAGEDNRLLDLIEDDDQDAPDETLMVDALKDEIFRALGSLTKREAAVIALYYGINMERSYTLEEIGTRFSLTRERVRQIKEKALRRLRHVSRSQKLRAYLN
- a CDS encoding DUF362 domain-containing protein; amino-acid sequence: MKLPAFREIRQRFDAPFVEDITGTAEGEVARMIEETGLRAGSTVAVATGSRGIGNIATIVKSVVAALAKAGLKPFVVPAMGSHGGATSEGQRRVLENYGIHEAATGCPIRSDIEPASLGETADGLPVYLDRNALDADHIVVVNRVKPHTDFKGSVGSGLMKMLAIGLGKQKGASYYHGAVFEYGFEHMITTVSQHVLEHAPVTFGLAIIENAYDQTAHLIGVPAGVLQQEERRLFQEAQRLMPRLPSDDIDILIVDEMGKNISGTGMDTNIIGRRMQNFETEPANPRILRIVVRDLTPESEGNAVGIGLADFTTRRLVDKINHRYTYVNSITGMSPQKSRIPVFLDTDREVIEAAFSTIGMKPPGEGRAVRIRNTLSLGRVEVSEALSDELADREDIEITDRRGPLEFDEQGTLAALPG
- a CDS encoding FAD-binding oxidoreductase, producing the protein MPDEVLHCRLGSLVDGYAPASREALASYAVEGVVPSAVVAPGSLESLAATVQMASELGYAVIPRGGGTKMDFGHPPSRADIVVSLERLNRIVAHEPADQTATVEAGITMAGLQAGLGERGQYLPLDPPHGDAGTLGGVLATNASGVLRTAFGTARDLVIGARVVQADGTVVRSGGQVVKNVAGYDLNKMYIGSLGTLGILAEVNLKLQPLPASGRLLIGTMAGIGEAAECAFRVMDSEVMPSFLEVASPATCTLLAGNGTLRDDRDFAVVAGMIGTDETVDWQAGECERIFRDSGAAAVKTVDGDGYRRVLDGLRAFPGGGLLPQGMGPGVTCRAGVTPDGVEALFRLADEGCRRLSIGCGLLSHFASGHVAFVFYRDGTFRESDYDGLASLIETLRNASEEQGVFVVEHAPAALKERVGVWGSTRGNRHIMEVLKNRFDPKGTLNPGRFVDGI
- a CDS encoding FAD-binding protein: MNKDQLVERLAAVLGRENVIDAPDQLIVYECDGLTIDRNVPHAVVYPTTTEDVAAVVRILHEARIPFVARGAGTGLSGGSLPPDGGVMIALTKMNRIVEVDFRNQRALVEAGVVNLHLSKETGKQGYHFVPDPSSQYACTIGGNIAENSGGPHTLKYGVTTNHTLGVEVVLPDGRITWFGGKAEDAVGYDLRGLLIGSEGMLGIVTRAWVKLTRLPQAWRTFLVVFDQVEDASRAVAGVVARGIVPSALEMIDKVAIGAIEAAYHFGFPLDAEAVLIIELEGHEAGLDTQAEAVAEVCRENQARDIRTAEDDKERALLWMSRKRAFGAMGRLSPSYYVQDGVVPRTKIPDIMRVIQATAGKYELLIGNVFHAGDGNIHPCIAYDDRDEEQARKTVEASNEILRACVDLGGSITGEHGIGYEKVDLMPLIFNETDIEAMETVKAVFDEENLSNPGKMFPTNRSCIGCGTAELKYTNRQAALL
- the folE gene encoding GTP cyclohydrolase I FolE, whose protein sequence is MDPIEGLTRSLLAEIGEDPDRDGLRRTPLRVAQSLRFLTQGYDKSIESVINGAIYEEDYDEMVLVKDIEFFSLCEHHLLPFFGQCHIAYIPNGKIIGLGKIPRIVDVFARRLQLQERLTSQIAQTLQTCLDPQGVAVVMEAGHLCMMMRGVEKQHSKATTSAMLGVFRDDRSTRMEFLDLTRS
- a CDS encoding 6-pyruvoyl tetrahydropterin synthase; the encoded protein is MMLITRKTRFSAAHLCRNPGWTEARNRRVYGSCAVGSGHGHDYEAEFTFGGPVDPRTGVVLNLTEVKRLLRAVIEPLDLSHLNHDHGALEGPAPTSERLVRYLWHALEGGTGPCELKRVLLRESRTRNIAYTGDDSMVHVTRSVEFNAAHRLHSIRLSDEENVRIFGKCNNPHGHGHNYELEVTVRGPVDEKTGTVIDMGLFDDVLQKEVVDRYDHRHLNRDLEEFRTVNPTSEELLRVIWKRLLPFFDTPSLYRIRLVETSKNAFEYYGEEDR